The region ACGTGGTGGATTTTACGTGTTTCTGAAGCAAAGtaaaaaaaggagagaaagaTAATGTTCCAAGACCTTGTTTTAAGTTTTGAgaactaaaataattttcaattaatttagtATGTGGAATACATTAAAATTAGATACAGGTTTTAATCTTAAAGTCTTAATGagagtgaaaaataaaatcactCTTTATGAATGTAGAGACAAAACTTATAGTCCGATTGATAATTAAATCTCTAGGGCCTAATTAAATGGTTGTATACTGTAGCTACCAGAGAAACAAATCATTTTaaagtagctatttcacttaacTGTGAGGTTGTTAATGTCCGAATAACAGTTCAgtaatatacattctattttttttttcctttttacacACCTTTATTAgagacatggacaaattatttgagtcagaattcaaatttatttatattttctataaccATGCAACTTTTAAGTAAAATAATACGTTTCTAgatgttttttatttcatacatTGATAACAATGAAGCACAGAAATAAATGTATAAAGTTTCTGAACTAGCCACTTTACGTTCTTCACATTACTAAGCTGATTTTATtgggtttttaaattaataattacaagtaacataatttggaaTATTGGGTAGCTATGGTGTGTAGAAATTTATGCTCATACTGAAGAATGTtaggttttataattttaaaaataaaatacaaaatgttgCTTTACTCAAATTAGCTTTAAGCGTCATGACACATTTTAGAATAGGTGTACTTCCTAGGACTAGCTACATAACGACACTTCAAGAGTaatttggttaaacattcttctaAAAAAAAGTGAACAGTACACTAAACCTTCTCAATTTGCTGCATGAAGTGAAATTTGGATGTAGTTAAGAAAGTGCACAACACTTATCACTTCCCAGTCTGCAGGATGACATTGAAGTCTGTGGTCTCCAACAAGAAGATAGAatggaaatatgttttttttttttttttttcggcaaAACAAAAGGCTACATTCCTTCAGATCAGAAGAGGAACGAGAACATTTCAGAAGAACTAAAAGTGAAGTtagtctcaaaaaaaaaaaaaataataagtcgaAAAGCATGAAGTTATTGCATATAACTTTTTTGAAAAAAGATGAAGAAGTGATGGGATTTTAAAATTCTATTGATTACGTGACTACGTCGCAATAACTGGATGATATCTGTTCCATTCGTACAATACTCCCCTCGTATGAGATAAACTATTCctatactttcatttgtttttaacaATACTCCtataatattatcacagtctagtatatacagtcacgaagctcaatatgtaataaatatgcatccatagatagttgctaaccactaggatcgctactattgcctcattacaagcaatgggaaatagtacctgcactgtctattgttcctagtactctcatcaactcaagcttcgtgactgtatatactagactgtgatattatgatgactcatcttacagttcaagtatagtaggcctattgtgtttTCTCGACGGTCCGCAACCGCTGTATGGTGTCAATACTTCCTGTTACACATAAAATATGGCATTTTTCCCATTTGTACCTCAAGTGAAGACGTAATCACGTCAAAACAAAGCCTAGAGTAATAATAGAAGACAAAATATTTATAGACGAAAAGggatatatttgaaaaaaaattgactgAGGCCGAACGAGCTGTACTGCATTATAGTACggggttgatgatgatgatgatgctgatgatgatgatgatgatgatgatgattgtaattttaGTCATAGTGACATCGATTGTGATGATATGATGATCGTGATGGTAACCTTCTGGAGCTGTTTAAACATACTGAGTGTAATTTTCACTAGGATGTCTTGTCTGTGCTAAGGTACGCAACCTATCGACATGGTAACCGCCTTGGTGCAGAGTTCTAAGCAGCACTTTCTGCTTGTTGCAGGCACCCTTCGGATCGAGCAGTTTCGCCGACCTGCTGTCCGCCCCCTACTCTGAAGACACAGGAGCCCTCTCGGAGGAGCTCGACCCCTTTCCGGACGTAGTATTCCACCCCAACCCTCACCAAGAACCACCCCCGCCCCATCACGAATCTCCCGGAGGAGGCGCGGGCCCCCTGAGCCCCGTTGGATCCGGAGCCCCCCTTCCCAGCTTCCAGGAGACCTACTCCCCCCGCTACACGCGCCCCGCAGACCTGGCCGGCACTTCCCACCAGCACGGCTACAAGATGGACGAGGAGTGCTACAACGTGCCCACGCCCtacaaccacaaccaccaccacccccaccaccaccCCGCTGTCGTCCCGACGCCGACGCCATCTCCGTACGACTTCCAGCCGACGCCGCCACAGCCGGCGCCTTACTCGCCGTACTTCCCACCGCAACCTCAGCAGAGTCCTGGCTTCGATCCCACGCCGCTTCCGCAAGACACGTACTCGCTGCCCCACTTTCCCAGTACGTCCGAACTCCACGTGACAACGACGCTGAGCCCGCGGCAGAGACGAGCGTCGCTACCCCTGCAGAGATCAGAGTCCACCAGGTAAGCATGGACAGGCCGCGACGAAGAAGGCAGAGAAGGAAGATGAcaaagatgatggtggtgatgatgatgatgatgatgatgatgatgatgatgatgatgatgatgatgatgatgatgatgcagagTAAAGCAAAAAAGTAACTGTACAAAAGAATCTGTTTGAACGCTGATTGGCTATATTATCGAACAATAACATGTTCAACTTGCCTCCCTTCATTACCAACAGCGTGTTTCATTGACCATGGCGGAAGAATGACACGGCGTTATAGCCATGATAACACACTCAACGTAGTTTCGAAGCTGTTGCATATATTTGTGAAGCACTCTTCTTTCAAATGTCTCGCACATACGCGTCACTTAACGTCAGATCAGGGCTACGGGATGGGTAGAGTAGATCTGTTCCTCGTCACACAATTCTTCCTGGAAAGAGCAGTGCTGTGTTACCCTGGCCCACATGTGGAGTTCCTCTGTCTTGGTTGAACATATGTTGTTCAAATTCCAGACCAGAAAACAATTGCAAATCAGCCTGAAAATGGTTAATCACTTGTTTCTTGTGTACGGCAGCAATAAATCATTATTTCTTACCCATTGTTATTTTTCACGAAATAGAGTAACCACGTTTGGATATTGCAGCCCACACTATTGactcttctgaatgaaatggtatTTAGACATATTTATGTGATTTCTCCTAATCCAAGAAATGCATGTTCTGCTTCTTGATATGTCCATTTAACAAAGTATGACATTCATCTGACCACCACTAATTCTTCAGATACTTTTTTGCTACATCCTGTATAATGAATTGCCTGAGTTTGTTTATCACTTGTTTTGCTTGACTTGGCTTGCGATGGCGGACCCTTCACGGGTCCATGAACCGAAGCTGCCTAAATGTAAtggtttttaattggtttattttacgacgctttatcaactactattgttatctagcttctgaatgaaatttaGATGATAATTTCAGCTCCGCAAGTTACccagctcttaatgggttgaggggaaaccccggaaaaaccccaaccaggtaacttatcccaacaaggatttgaatccgggcccgctcgtttcacggtcaggcgtgctaaccgttactccacagaggtgaaCATGTCATGATGATTTTTCCAAATCCGATGGGTTGCATTCGTGAGTCCAAAGTCGACAAGCGGGCCATGTTGCCTCAGCCTTGCAGAACAAGATCCCAGTCTCAGACGAGACCTTGTAACAGCAGGACCTGGAGTCCTAAGCCCTTATAATCTACATCAgcgtcggaaacccgtactatcccTAATCCAACCTAGATGATAGATAAAATTATAGAGAGGTGGAAAGCGTTGGTGGAATGAAATAGGGAAACGAGGGGACCCCGAGAAAAATCCGCTCTTACTGTGTCTTGAAAGTGGTGTAATAATGTTGTCGCTTTATAAAACTCCCTCGAGCCACTGCTGTCCTTTACAAACACACTGTACAACGTCTGTTTTATCCACCAAAGATTTCATCACGACCAGACCGGCAATCAAACCCTGGCTACCTGGAAAGAAGACCAGCGTGTACAATTTCCTTGTGTGCAGTTCGGTGACTTCTTTGAACGTCCACTTGAAGCCCACTGAACAGATTTACGACTTCCTACTAAAACAGCCTTGACCACCCCTAATCACATGTTGCACATTTGCCACAATCCTAGCGACCCTCGACCCCTCAATGACTGCTACTTCAGGTCATTCATACATGTGGCAACTCTTACTCTGTGTGAAGTTGAAGGGAAATCATCAGTTTTTctaaacgagggttgtgattggttattaACAGGCGACGACAAGATTTTGTTGCAGTAAAGAAAGATATTTACTTATGACAAGCAATTTAGTAGAGGGTCAGTCAGTGTACAAAGTCTTTTCTACTAAACTACACTCGAGAAATTGAACGAACTATAGCGTTGAGTGTTCACTCGTGTACAGTTTCGCATATTTTGTTCGCAGAATGAGGTGTTAATACAGGGCGTCTACAAATGATTCAAACGGTTTCAAAAATTACTGTAGGTATATTATTTAACATACGATCATAGAACTGTACAGTTACATAGGAAAACTCgccaagggttttttttttttttttttacatcttacAGGTGCTTGATATGTGTTCCTGTAGTAACTCTGCACATATCAACTCTGCACTCAACTTCGTCTCACATTCGATATAACATGTTTCTGTGAATTTGAGCAAAGGCGTCAATGATACGAGCCCAGAGTTCTGGCAGATCAGCCGGCAATGGTGGCACAAACATTGAATTCTTTACACATCCCCATATAAAAAGATCACAAGGGTTTACGTTGGGAGAACGTGTAGACTATGACAGCAGTTCGCGATCAAAACTTTCCAAACTGTCGATCGTGGAATGTTTAATTCACTGTTTCCTCTGTGAGTTTGACTTTTGCGGGATACGCGCGAAACTTTACCGTAAGCGCACTACTTTTGCTTCGGGTACAAGAGGGGAACCCGTTGATTTCCCTATACAAACTGTTCATATCATCGCCGAATGGAGTTGGAACTGAGTGTATCtttatgcaatttttttctaAAGTGTCGCGAATGAAGTTACTGTTTGTCGTCATCTTATAACTGAACGCTTTCGCGGCTGCAGGCGGAAACATGCTTTCCGGGCAATTGAAACAAAACTTTAAGAGATACTCATTTATAATACCAAACGCGATCACAAAATCTCCAATAATACGGTAATTAAAAAATCATGAAGCTGCTCCAATCATTTGTAGACACCTCGTATTTTGCCTCACCTTCATAGCAAACGCTATTTCCTGCGTACTCGTAGAAACTTAGAGAATCAGCTTCAAAACATCCTTCTTCAGTGCTTGACATTATGGAAATAGTAATAAGTTATAGGGAAAAGCAACTTTTGCGGGTGAGGACATGAATGATGGTTGTTTGCAGATCGAAGTTTTATTGTGTACGCTATAATTCTCAACGATGCATTCCTCGACATTGCAGCAGCAGCGAGTCCCCGAAGCTCCGGCTGGGAACGTTACCTTCCGGGGGACCTGCGCCCTCAGCCTCGTCGTCGGCGTCGTCCTCTCCGGGCTGCGGCGGACTGAGTGACGTAGCAGCACCTCCCCCCACCCCGTCGGCCCCGTCGACGCCCAGCACGGGGGGCGCGGTGCCCCGCACCAGCAGCGGTCCCGCACCCCCGTCCCCGTCGCAGCTGTGCGCCGTGTGTGGGGATACCGCCGCCTGCCAGCACTACGGCGTCAGGACCTGCGAGGGCTGCAAGGGTTTCTTCAAGAGGACCGTGCAGAAGGGCTCCAAGTACGTGTGCCTGGCAGACAAGGCGTGTCCCGTGGACAAGCGGCGTCGCAACAGGTGCCAGTTCTGCCGCTTCCAGAAGTGTCTGGCCGTGGGCATGGTCAAGGAAGTGGTGCGCACAGACTCGCTGAAGGGTCGCAGGGGCAGGCTCCCCTCGAAACCCAAGTCGCCTCAAGAATCGCCCCCCAGCCCGCCTGTCTCTCTCATCACAGCTCTGGTGCGAGCCCACGTGGACACGACACCCGATCTCGCTAACCTCGACTACTCTCAGGTGAGTTTGAGCATTGCCCAGTAGTACACTTTTGCGCTCGCGTGTGAATCGCGTCACTAATATAGACATCCAGTGTCCGAGCCTACCttctgttataattttaataatatgtcCTCCCACAGAGTTGTGACTCTTGAGTAATGTTTTAACAATGTCATgacacattaaatttaaatggTGGCCCAGTACTCATTTAATGCGTTTATTTTTATCAAATAAATTACAGTGGATCCTTAATTTTTCGAAATCGGAACGATgttcatattaactttttttaCTTAAAATGGTTTGAAGAACCACATCCATAAGCTATTACTTTTCTTCGTCAATCACACTTTAATTACcgaatttttgtgttattttactcGTAGTTGTGGTTATTTTGCATTTGTGAAATGCAAAAATGAATCTTCCGAAATTATTTTATACAAACAAACCCAGAATATTGTGTTTAAAATTTATCAGCGGGCCCTGCTTCCAAAGCAAAGCAGAGAAGTCAGTATGGTGGCACTCAAGCTgtatctctttttctttctctgctCGGTACCTCTTAGCCACTTGCATTCGTCTCTATACCAAATTTATTTATgcatgagatatatatatatatatatatattattattattattattattattattattattattattattattattattattattattattagcatacaatatatagTAAAAGAATGCGTTTTTCTTTTAGTATCGTGAACCCACACCAAATGAACCCCTCATGAGTGAAGCAGAGAAGATCCAGCAATTCTACAATCTCCTTACTACATCCGTAGATGTTATCCGAACATTTGCTGATAAGATTCCGGGTTTCACGGAGTTGAACAGAGATGACCAGGAACTGCTCTTCCAGTCAGCTTCTCTTGAACTTTTCGTGCTGCGTCTTGCACATAGGTAGGTATTACTCATCTACAAATCACAATttcctttccttcattcttcAGCACTCAGAAAAACTTTAAAACCGGACATGTTATAATTGATATAAATactttaaatacatacatacatacacacatacacacatacacacatacatacatacatacatacatacatacatacatacatacatacatacatacatagtatgtCAATGAGAAATTTCCCCTCCCCCTTTACCTTTTTATCAATTCGAACACTAGTTACAAAGTAAACTGGAGCTATTAAAATcggaattataaatttaaaaatataatattaaccgAGATTTTCTCACGAGAGTGCATAAAACATACTATCATACTATTTTAAGACCGAAAATAAATCTATTATTGAATGTGCTCTTTATGTTGAGTACAATGCATGAGCAGAATAAAACGGAAGTGCGAAAGGTCACACAGTGTTTTCAAGTTGTGGCAGCATGTAAATAAGAAcatatgaaggattcagaaccataatgggccaaacaccatttactaaaaccgtagaaaacacgggttaaaatgaagttattaccataattcaatgaaaatatatagcaagtaatataaagtacagtatacacattaaaactaaatgatatgtcaatcttcattaaactatggtacatattcacttaatttaacccatttttaataaatggcgcttggcccactatggctctgaacccttcatattttcTTGATTGAAATATGACTACCTTACCATAAGTCATTATTGTTATCTTTGGAGGGAAAGGACTAATTTTCCCTGAGCCTGAAGGGAAGTTCTCATGTTCAACTAGTCCTGGATTCATCATTGTCCACATAACTCCTGTGTCAACTTCATAACTTTGTAGTCTTTGAATCTGTTCTTTAGTTTTAGAGAATGTTGTCATCACAACTTCAAATAAGGAAATCTGTTAGCATTTCTCTTAAAATCTGTAACATGGTCAACTTCCGTAGGCTGACTGTAGTTTAGGTGTTCCTGATGAGTTACTACAATTTCTTAATTCACATTTCTCTTCCATAACAGAACTAGGCCAGATGACACCAAACTCACATTCTGCAATGGAGTAGTTTTGGACAAGCAACAGTGTCAACGAAGTTTTGGTGATTGGTTGCATGCCATCCTTGACTTCTGCCACTCTCTGCATGCTATGGATATTGACATCTCTGCATTTGCCTGCCTTTGTGCTCTCACACTTGTTACTGGTAAGTTAAGTCACTACAAGTTGGCTGAGTTAACAGAATACAATAATGCTCACTCagttgttagataaattaaattgTGCTGTAGTAACATTGATAGAACTAATAGAACTTAAGACTATCTTCTTCATGTTCTTTCTGTTACAACTTTATACTTACCTGaattcagaaaaaataattaaattccaaTTTTGCTGAATCTTGTTTTACaaagtatcggcacagtctagtatatacagtcacaaagcttgagttgtgatggtgctaggaacaatagactgtgtcagtactatttcgcattgtctataatgagacgatattaacgatgctagtagttagcaactatctatggatgcatatttactatgtattgagcttcgtgactgtatacactagaatGTGATATCGGTACTATTGCTTCGTTTAACACAGCAATTAGCAACCTAAGATTAACTTTCTCGTTAGGTTTTATGCGTTCAACAAGAATTCAGTTCACTTATCATGTTGCAAATTGTggtatattactatttataatttgtttttcGAAAACGCATTAAGCATTGTTGTCAATAGATTCGGTAAGAATATCTGCAAAGTCTCAACAAACGAAGAGTTTGTTCATCTGCATTACAAAAttgattataatatgaaatgaaatgatagaACAGTCACTCAACATATATATTTTTGGAGTCCAAATACATTTAAAGAATATTCAGGAAAATTCTGACAAGACAACCTGTGTTATTAGCAAAGACTGTGAACTTATTCTCGTCTATATTCTGCTGAATCTTTTAAACGATCTGAAAAGAATTGACAAAATTATACATTTCCTTCTGAAAGCAAAAACATTTCGCATATCTGTAGTGAGATTGAAAAGTAGTAACTTCTTATTTGATGATGAAAAATTGAATACACAAACACGCGTATTTTGGAAGCACTCTACATTTATCATTATTGTGAAGAATTATGATCGTTACTCATTGTatagttttttattattacattttcatgTAACTCTTGCATGAAATATCGTTATTAAAAACTACATACACTAAAGCCAGTATGagttaaataaatatctgaactTCACCAAATCGGCATGTTTATTCACTTACGTAACATAACttgtgtgttttttatttaacaattACCCTAATAATTCAAGAAATGAAACCATTTTCTGAAATTATCGTAGTATGTATTTTCATACCTCATTGTAGATTTTTTAGGAATCATTGACACCGAGCCGATTTTCCATGCCCCTTCGTATCTTAATCTTCTTCAGTTTCAAAATCTACGATTTTAAATTCATTCACTTCCATTTATTCCAATTCTGATTCTTTGAGCGCGATACCAtctgttattgatttaatataatgGAGAATcacacaaacaaaaaatttatttgcatttacacaaataaatgtaaaatgacATAGCATCAAAATCCAAATCCTCCTTATAAATTCATTTCTTAAGAAAGTAATCAAGATTTTACATTCTTGTTTACTATACtggtataataaaacaaaatatttaattatttcagttaaattaaatGATAATCGTCTAAAAATATTATGCAACACACGTTAAGTGCATCACAGAATGTCGGAAATAGAAAAGATTCGACTTCGTCTCTCTTtttctaacttttcctcgattctgtaaTTACACACTTACCGGTACTATACATGTATTGCAATATACAATATCCCGATTATGGGAACTGTATGTAGTTCGGAAACACACGATGTAaaacatatcaattttcttctAAGTGTAGTCATTTTGAAAGTTTAAATTTCTCTGCCCGTTTCATATAAGATTTCATTCTTTTGCAGAACGCCATGGACTGAAGGAGCCGCACAAAGTAGAGCAGCTACAGATGAAGATCATTGGCTCGCTGAGGGACCACGTGACATACAATGCTGAGGCCCAGAGGAAGGCGCACTACTTCTCGAGGCTGCTTGGAAAGCTACCAGAGCTGAGGTCGCTGAGCGTGCAGGGACTGCAGCGCATCTTCTACCTGAAGCTGGAGGACCTCGTGCCAGCTCCCCCCCTCATCGAGAACATGTTTGTGGCCAGCTTGCCCTTTTGAACTACTTGTCCACGTTTGCCAACTTCATGAGAAACCTTGGCCATCTCTTAAGTACAACTTCCATCCATTTGGAGGCTGGGCAATCAGGCAGTCCGACTCTTGTTTTCTACACAAGAAACTCTTTCGGGAAGTCTTCGTGACCTCCCAGCCAGTTACCACAACCTGATACACTCCCAGTCTCCTCATGCAACAGTCTGATCCAAGTGCGTGATGCCTTTGATAGAGACTTGCTGAATACTGGTTACCTGTAGCCAGTCCCTTGCCGTGCAATTCCCTCGAGAGACCTGCGCTATAGCCAGTCTACCCTCTAGATTGCCTTCCAGAGCTTCTATAGGGCTTGAGAATCCTATGATATGATCCTAGTTCCTTCCATGTGCTCGGCCCTTGAAGATGTTTGCAATCGTGTCCGAAAAATGCTCTGTAATAGAGCCAGTCTCGAGTGAGCGGTTGGTACCACTGTGATGCGCAGCCTATTTCTCTACCCATCCCTTCGTGTCTCTCTCTATCTCTTCTGGCTGTGGActgagaaaaagaagagaaggcaGTCATGACGTGTGAAGGGATCGCTGCACCTGTACTTGCACTAGTGGGAGTTGTTCTCCTAAAGTATTCCTTATATTCTACATTTCCTAACGAGACAAAATGTGATACGTGGTGACGGAGGCTGTAGTAACATTGTTAaacataggttattttatttgtgttgctCTTCGGTGTGCAATTT is a window of Periplaneta americana isolate PAMFEO1 chromosome 12, P.americana_PAMFEO1_priV1, whole genome shotgun sequence DNA encoding:
- the Hr38 gene encoding probable nuclear hormone receptor HR38 isoform X2; translation: MGDMQTSTTCIYNKSDDNNNNSSRRNNNPGVCLSPEVPKEVAVSTEVSSLGARGPAPFTVASSMLLLHTQAPFGSSSFADLLSAPYSEDTGALSEELDPFPDVVFHPNPHQEPPPPHHESPGGGAGPLSPVGSGAPLPSFQETYSPRYTRPADLAGTSHQHGYKMDEECYNVPTPYNHNHHHPHHHPAVVPTPTPSPYDFQPTPPQPAPYSPYFPPQPQQSPGFDPTPLPQDTYSLPHFPSTSELHVTTTLSPRQRRASLPLQRSESTSSSESPKLRLGTLPSGGPAPSASSSASSSPGCGGLSDVAAPPPTPSAPSTPSTGGAVPRTSSGPAPPSPSQLCAVCGDTAACQHYGVRTCEGCKGFFKRTVQKGSKYVCLADKACPVDKRRRNRCQFCRFQKCLAVGMVKEVVRTDSLKGRRGRLPSKPKSPQESPPSPPVSLITALVRAHVDTTPDLANLDYSQYREPTPNEPLMSEAEKIQQFYNLLTTSVDVIRTFADKIPGFTELNRDDQELLFQSASLELFVLRLAHRTRPDDTKLTFCNGVVLDKQQCQRSFGDWLHAILDFCHSLHAMDIDISAFACLCALTLVTERHGLKEPHKVEQLQMKIIGSLRDHVTYNAEAQRKAHYFSRLLGKLPELRSLSVQGLQRIFYLKLEDLVPAPPLIENMFVASLPF
- the Hr38 gene encoding probable nuclear hormone receptor HR38 isoform X1 codes for the protein MRLGSAISVLDRQRQSTPSPPVPLLQVTTSVRPASPALSPQGQGSSSPSTPPGPEVPKEVAVSTEVSSLGARGPAPFTVASSMLLLHTQAPFGSSSFADLLSAPYSEDTGALSEELDPFPDVVFHPNPHQEPPPPHHESPGGGAGPLSPVGSGAPLPSFQETYSPRYTRPADLAGTSHQHGYKMDEECYNVPTPYNHNHHHPHHHPAVVPTPTPSPYDFQPTPPQPAPYSPYFPPQPQQSPGFDPTPLPQDTYSLPHFPSTSELHVTTTLSPRQRRASLPLQRSESTSSSESPKLRLGTLPSGGPAPSASSSASSSPGCGGLSDVAAPPPTPSAPSTPSTGGAVPRTSSGPAPPSPSQLCAVCGDTAACQHYGVRTCEGCKGFFKRTVQKGSKYVCLADKACPVDKRRRNRCQFCRFQKCLAVGMVKEVVRTDSLKGRRGRLPSKPKSPQESPPSPPVSLITALVRAHVDTTPDLANLDYSQYREPTPNEPLMSEAEKIQQFYNLLTTSVDVIRTFADKIPGFTELNRDDQELLFQSASLELFVLRLAHRTRPDDTKLTFCNGVVLDKQQCQRSFGDWLHAILDFCHSLHAMDIDISAFACLCALTLVTERHGLKEPHKVEQLQMKIIGSLRDHVTYNAEAQRKAHYFSRLLGKLPELRSLSVQGLQRIFYLKLEDLVPAPPLIENMFVASLPF
- the Hr38 gene encoding probable nuclear hormone receptor HR38 isoform X3, with the translated sequence MLLLHTQAPFGSSSFADLLSAPYSEDTGALSEELDPFPDVVFHPNPHQEPPPPHHESPGGGAGPLSPVGSGAPLPSFQETYSPRYTRPADLAGTSHQHGYKMDEECYNVPTPYNHNHHHPHHHPAVVPTPTPSPYDFQPTPPQPAPYSPYFPPQPQQSPGFDPTPLPQDTYSLPHFPSTSELHVTTTLSPRQRRASLPLQRSESTSSSESPKLRLGTLPSGGPAPSASSSASSSPGCGGLSDVAAPPPTPSAPSTPSTGGAVPRTSSGPAPPSPSQLCAVCGDTAACQHYGVRTCEGCKGFFKRTVQKGSKYVCLADKACPVDKRRRNRCQFCRFQKCLAVGMVKEVVRTDSLKGRRGRLPSKPKSPQESPPSPPVSLITALVRAHVDTTPDLANLDYSQYREPTPNEPLMSEAEKIQQFYNLLTTSVDVIRTFADKIPGFTELNRDDQELLFQSASLELFVLRLAHRTRPDDTKLTFCNGVVLDKQQCQRSFGDWLHAILDFCHSLHAMDIDISAFACLCALTLVTERHGLKEPHKVEQLQMKIIGSLRDHVTYNAEAQRKAHYFSRLLGKLPELRSLSVQGLQRIFYLKLEDLVPAPPLIENMFVASLPF